One genomic segment of Streptomyces niveus includes these proteins:
- a CDS encoding RNA 2'-phosphotransferase encodes MTTTRTPGAGTPDERRTVKVSKYLSKHLRHQPERIGLTLDPNGWVEVDALLRATAGHHFPITRAELDHVVAVNDKRRFTIEGDRIRANQGHTVEVDLDLPAAEPPAYLYHGTVARSLDAIRAEGLRPMNRHHVHLSPDRETATRVGARRGRPVVLPVDAGAMHRDGHVFRVSANGVWLADAVPPRYLRFSG; translated from the coding sequence ATGACCACAACGCGAACTCCGGGTGCGGGAACGCCCGACGAGCGACGCACCGTGAAGGTGTCGAAATATCTCTCGAAGCACCTGCGACACCAGCCCGAGCGGATCGGCCTCACGCTCGACCCGAACGGCTGGGTGGAGGTCGACGCGCTGCTCCGCGCCACGGCCGGCCACCACTTCCCCATCACCCGCGCTGAGCTGGACCATGTCGTGGCCGTCAACGACAAACGGCGCTTCACCATCGAGGGTGACAGAATCCGCGCCAACCAGGGCCACACCGTCGAGGTCGATCTGGACCTGCCGGCGGCCGAGCCGCCCGCGTACCTCTACCACGGCACCGTCGCCCGCAGCCTCGACGCGATCCGGGCCGAGGGCCTGCGGCCCATGAACCGCCACCACGTCCATCTCTCACCCGACCGCGAGACGGCGACCCGCGTCGGCGCGCGCCGCGGCCGGCCCGTCGTCCTGCCCGTGGACGCGGGCGCGATGCACCGCGACGGCCATGTCTTCCGGGTGAGCGCCAACGGCGTCTGGCTGGCCGACGCCGTACCGCCGCGCTACCTCCGCTTCAGCGGCTGA
- a CDS encoding MerR family transcriptional regulator gives MSGTPAGGRYRIEDLAHASGATVRTIRAYQDRGLLPTPERRGRANVYGDTHLARLRQIADLLERGYTLASIKELLEAWTAGRGLGGVLGLVAEVHGPWTDEHAARITRAELDERFGGSPDDAALAEAVELGVLERIPGRDDEFLVPSPQELSVAAELYAAGVPLTAISAHLRELRGQVEHIAARFLEFTSEHVFARYLGHHPPTDEDAAEAASLVRRLRPLARQTVDAELARAMRLFATRHLQQHLMAEDPEPSGARTRSVRLPAATIDAVQALVGEESASAFIAAAAERELATRTLDTLTATHRQSGQLDQIG, from the coding sequence GTGTCGGGGACCCCGGCGGGCGGCCGGTACCGGATCGAGGACCTGGCGCACGCGAGCGGCGCCACGGTCCGGACCATCCGCGCCTACCAGGACCGGGGGCTGCTGCCGACGCCCGAGCGGCGGGGCAGGGCCAATGTGTACGGGGACACGCATCTGGCCCGGCTGCGGCAGATCGCGGACCTTCTCGAACGGGGCTACACGCTGGCCTCCATCAAGGAGTTGCTGGAGGCGTGGACCGCTGGGCGCGGTCTAGGCGGGGTGCTCGGCCTGGTCGCCGAGGTGCACGGGCCGTGGACGGACGAGCACGCCGCCCGGATCACCCGCGCGGAGCTGGACGAGCGGTTCGGCGGCTCCCCCGACGACGCGGCCCTCGCCGAGGCGGTGGAGCTGGGGGTACTGGAGCGGATTCCCGGCCGGGACGACGAATTCCTCGTACCGAGCCCCCAAGAGCTTTCGGTGGCGGCCGAGTTGTACGCGGCCGGGGTCCCGCTGACGGCGATCTCCGCCCATCTGCGGGAACTTCGCGGTCAGGTCGAGCACATCGCCGCGCGTTTCCTGGAGTTCACGAGCGAGCACGTCTTCGCGCGCTATCTGGGGCATCACCCGCCGACGGATGAGGACGCGGCGGAGGCGGCGTCGCTCGTACGTAGGCTGCGGCCCCTCGCGCGGCAGACCGTGGACGCCGAACTGGCGCGTGCCATGCGGCTGTTCGCGACGCGCCATCTCCAGCAGCACCTGATGGCCGAGGACCCGGAGCCGTCGGGTGCGCGGACCCGTTCCGTACGGCTGCCGGCCGCCACGATCGACGCCGTACAAGCGCTGGTTGGCGAGGAGAGCGCATCGGCGTTCATCGCGGCGGCGGCCGAACGGGAGCTGGCGACCAGGACGTTGGACACGCTGACCGCAACCCACAGACAGAGCGGTCAACTTGACCAAATAGGTTAA
- a CDS encoding metal-dependent hydrolase — MNASANGRDPRENPWGEGHEIAPRRVSFDWRETPLHWIPDEPTATHVINVLHLLLPAGERWFVKVFKEALPLVDDPVLLKDVKGFMGQEATHSVQHAYVLNHLAEQRLDTGPYTRHVDYLFEILLGERPPFGVPWPQREWLRFRLAIVAAIEQFTAVLGDWVLSADALDRAGADEVMLDLLRWHGAEEVEHRSVAFDMYQHCGGPDPVRYARRLETMAVTAPVMLWLWGWGAAYLIRHDPQLAGRPRYSLREHNRAVAKGLLPTWRELGSAVPRYFRRSYHPSQEGSLRRAVDYLATSPAARAAAGAVGRAALG, encoded by the coding sequence GTGAACGCGTCGGCGAACGGCCGGGATCCGCGCGAGAACCCTTGGGGGGAGGGCCATGAGATCGCTCCCCGGCGGGTGTCGTTCGACTGGCGGGAGACCCCGCTGCACTGGATACCCGACGAGCCCACCGCCACGCACGTCATCAACGTCCTGCATCTGCTCCTCCCCGCGGGCGAGCGCTGGTTCGTCAAGGTCTTCAAGGAAGCCCTGCCGCTGGTCGACGACCCGGTCCTGCTCAAGGACGTCAAGGGGTTCATGGGCCAGGAGGCGACGCACAGCGTGCAGCACGCGTATGTGCTCAACCACCTCGCGGAGCAGCGGCTGGACACCGGGCCGTACACCCGGCACGTCGACTACCTCTTCGAGATCCTTCTCGGCGAGAGGCCGCCCTTCGGGGTGCCGTGGCCCCAGCGGGAGTGGCTGCGCTTCCGGCTGGCGATCGTCGCCGCCATAGAGCAGTTCACGGCGGTGCTGGGGGACTGGGTGCTGAGCGCGGACGCGCTGGACCGGGCGGGGGCGGACGAGGTCATGCTCGACCTGCTGCGCTGGCACGGCGCCGAGGAGGTCGAACACCGGTCGGTGGCCTTCGACATGTACCAGCACTGCGGCGGCCCCGATCCGGTGCGCTACGCCCGCCGACTGGAGACGATGGCGGTCACCGCCCCGGTGATGCTCTGGCTCTGGGGGTGGGGAGCGGCGTATCTGATCCGGCACGATCCGCAGCTCGCGGGCCGGCCGCGCTACTCGCTGCGCGAGCACAACCGGGCTGTCGCCAAGGGCCTGTTGCCCACCTGGCGGGAGCTGGGCTCGGCGGTACCCCGGTACTTCCGGCGGTCGTACCACCCCTCGCAGGAGGGTTCGCTCCGCAGGGCCGTCGACTATCTCGCGACCTCACCTGCGGCCCGCGCGGCGGCCGGTGCCGTCGGCCGCGCCGCCCTGGGGTAG
- a CDS encoding SDR family oxidoreductase: MSLQSDQWPAGARERRVRTGGIDLCVAELGDPARPTVLLVHGYPDSKEVWSHVAARLAGRFHVVLYDVRGHGGSTAPKPLRGGFTLEKLTDDFLAVADAVSPRRPVHLVGHDWGSVQGWEFVTVRRTSGRIASFTSMSGPSLDHFGHWIKRRMTRPTPRAVGQLLGQGAKSWYVYMLHTPVLPELAWRGPLGKQWPRILERFEKVPSGRKPAKPGGAQGESAGAERVDAYPTASLPDDAAHGAWLYRDNIRARLRRPRADAHAHAPVQLITPTGDAFLSERLYDDLERWVPQLVRRTLPAKHWVPRTRPDQLASWITEFVTAHEPDPEPESGSDAAAAIETASKARRESRARRARDLVPSGPYGERFGGQLVLVTGAASGIGRATAFAFAESGARIVAVDRDAEGVARTAEMARLIGAPRAWAETVDVGDEQAMEKLAEKVAAEYGTVDVLVNNAGIGLSGPFLDTTSEDWKKVLDVNLWGVIHGCRIFGGQMAARGQGGHIVNTASAAAYQPSRALPAYSTSKAAVLMLSECLRAELAGQGIGVTAICPGFVNTNIAATARFTGVSAEEEKRRRRRTSRLYGLRNYPPEKVADAVLRAVVRNEAVVPVTPEARGARLLSRFAPRTLRAIARLEPPL, encoded by the coding sequence ATGTCGCTTCAGTCGGATCAGTGGCCGGCCGGTGCGCGGGAGCGCAGGGTCCGCACGGGCGGGATCGATCTGTGTGTGGCCGAGCTGGGCGACCCGGCGCGGCCGACGGTCCTGCTCGTGCACGGCTATCCGGACAGCAAGGAGGTCTGGTCCCACGTCGCCGCCCGGCTCGCCGGGCGGTTCCATGTGGTGCTGTACGACGTGCGGGGGCACGGCGGTTCGACGGCACCGAAGCCGCTGCGCGGCGGCTTCACCCTGGAGAAGCTGACGGACGACTTCCTGGCGGTGGCCGACGCGGTGAGCCCGCGCCGGCCGGTGCATCTGGTGGGGCACGACTGGGGCTCGGTGCAGGGCTGGGAGTTCGTGACCGTACGGCGCACGTCCGGCCGGATCGCCTCCTTCACCTCGATGTCGGGCCCCTCGCTCGACCACTTCGGGCACTGGATCAAGCGGCGGATGACCCGGCCGACCCCGCGCGCGGTGGGCCAGCTCCTGGGCCAGGGCGCCAAGTCCTGGTACGTGTACATGCTGCACACCCCGGTGCTGCCCGAACTCGCCTGGCGCGGGCCGCTGGGCAAGCAGTGGCCGAGGATCCTTGAGCGGTTCGAGAAGGTCCCGTCGGGACGGAAACCCGCGAAGCCGGGCGGCGCACAGGGGGAATCGGCGGGTGCCGAACGGGTCGACGCGTATCCGACCGCCTCGCTGCCGGACGACGCCGCGCACGGCGCCTGGCTCTACCGGGACAACATCCGCGCCCGGCTGCGCCGCCCCCGCGCCGACGCGCACGCGCACGCACCCGTCCAGCTGATCACCCCGACCGGCGACGCCTTCCTCTCCGAGCGGCTCTACGACGACCTGGAGCGGTGGGTGCCCCAGCTGGTGCGCCGTACGCTCCCCGCCAAGCACTGGGTGCCGCGTACGCGACCGGATCAACTGGCCTCCTGGATCACCGAGTTCGTCACCGCCCATGAGCCCGACCCGGAGCCGGAGAGCGGGTCCGACGCCGCGGCGGCGATCGAGACGGCCAGCAAGGCGCGCCGGGAGAGCCGGGCCCGCCGGGCGCGTGACCTGGTGCCGAGCGGCCCCTACGGGGAGCGGTTCGGCGGGCAGCTCGTCCTGGTGACCGGCGCCGCGAGCGGCATCGGGCGGGCCACGGCGTTCGCGTTCGCCGAGTCGGGGGCCCGGATCGTCGCCGTGGACCGGGACGCCGAAGGGGTTGCCAGGACCGCCGAGATGGCCCGGCTGATCGGCGCGCCGCGGGCATGGGCGGAGACGGTCGACGTCGGCGACGAGCAGGCGATGGAGAAACTGGCCGAGAAGGTCGCCGCCGAGTACGGCACGGTGGACGTCCTGGTGAACAACGCGGGGATCGGGCTCTCGGGACCGTTCCTGGACACCACGAGCGAGGACTGGAAGAAGGTCCTGGACGTCAATCTCTGGGGCGTCATCCACGGCTGCCGGATATTCGGCGGTCAGATGGCGGCCCGCGGCCAGGGCGGCCACATCGTCAACACCGCTTCGGCGGCGGCCTATCAGCCGTCACGGGCGCTGCCCGCCTACAGCACGTCCAAGGCGGCGGTGCTGATGCTCAGCGAATGCCTGCGCGCCGAGCTCGCCGGCCAGGGCATCGGGGTCACCGCCATCTGCCCCGGCTTCGTGAACACCAACATCGCGGCCACCGCGCGGTTCACCGGAGTCTCGGCGGAGGAGGAGAAACGACGCCGGAGGAGAACGTCCCGGCTGTACGGGCTGCGCAACTACCCGCCGGAGAAGGTCGCCGACGCCGTCCTGCGGGCCGTCGTCCGCAACGAGGCCGTCGTACCGGTGACGCCGGAGGCCCGGGGAGCCCGGCTGCTGTCCCGCTTCGCGCCCAGGACGCTGCGCGCGATAGCCCGGCTGGAGCCACCGCTGTGA